In Deltaproteobacteria bacterium, a single window of DNA contains:
- a CDS encoding GTPase domain-containing protein translates to MAFINFSSGEIQCKIVYYGPGLGGKTTNLRFIYERTNDDIRGHLVSIDTKGDRTLFFDFLSLNLGSIRDFKIRVQLYTVPGQVHYDATRKLVLRGVDGIVFVADSMRVQREKNIESLENLAYNLKERGLDITNIPMIMQYNKRDLEGSNIPVLTIAEMERDLNSYLNAPFFSASALKGSGIFETLREISKLVVKDVSKKVLTKGQL, encoded by the coding sequence ATGGCCTTCATAAATTTTAGTTCGGGAGAGATTCAGTGCAAGATCGTCTACTATGGCCCTGGCCTCGGGGGCAAAACTACCAATTTGAGGTTTATCTATGAGCGCACCAATGATGATATCAGGGGGCATTTGGTCTCTATAGATACAAAGGGAGATAGAACCCTTTTCTTTGATTTTTTATCACTTAATTTAGGAAGTATCAGGGATTTTAAGATCAGGGTGCAACTTTACACTGTACCAGGACAAGTGCATTACGACGCTACGAGAAAATTGGTCTTGAGGGGGGTCGATGGAATTGTATTTGTGGCTGATTCCATGCGGGTGCAGAGGGAGAAGAACATCGAGAGTTTGGAAAATTTGGCCTATAATCTCAAAGAGAGGGGATTGGACATCACCAATATCCCCATGATCATGCAATACAATAAGAGGGACTTGGAGGGAAGTAATATACCTGTACTGACTATCGCTGAAATGGAAAGGGACCTTAACTCTTATCTAAATGCACCCTTTTTCTCCGCCAGTGCCCTAAAAGGGTCAGGCATCTTTGAGACCCTGAGGGAGATAAGCAAATTGGTAGTGAAGGATGTAAGTAAGAAGGTCTTAACAAAAGGACAACTTTGA
- a CDS encoding roadblock/LC7 domain-containing protein, with amino-acid sequence MNIIISDQDIVRIERGLDKMLSSSGAHCALLIDRSGQLIASSGDPSTLDVIALSALTAANFGATAEIARLLGEDEFALLFHKGKNENVHFSKIGTEFIMVTLFDDRTTLGLVRLRTEKVVRELHEIFRGIIERNRGE; translated from the coding sequence ATGAATATCATCATCTCCGATCAAGACATTGTCAGAATTGAGCGGGGCCTGGACAAGATGTTGAGCAGTTCGGGAGCCCATTGTGCCCTTTTAATCGATAGGTCAGGACAGCTCATCGCCTCCAGCGGTGACCCCTCAACCTTGGATGTCATCGCCCTCTCTGCCCTAACCGCAGCCAATTTTGGCGCCACTGCAGAGATAGCAAGACTTTTAGGAGAAGATGAATTTGCCCTCCTCTTCCACAAAGGGAAAAATGAGAACGTACATTTTTCTAAGATCGGCACGGAATTCATCATGGTGACCTTATTTGACGACCGGACCACTTTGGGCCTAGTGAGATTGAGGACGGAAAAAGTGGTACGTGAATTGCACGAAATATTCAGGGGAATCATAGAGAGAAACAGAGGGGAGTAG